The proteins below are encoded in one region of Winogradskyella helgolandensis:
- the hisH gene encoding imidazole glycerol phosphate synthase subunit HisH: MKLSIVNYGAGNIKSIQFAFQRLGYEAVLTDNPEEIMTSDKVIFPGVGEANSAMIKLKQSGLDLLIPTLKQPVLGICLGMQLMCKHTDEGNTKGLGIFDVNVKRFSNKVKVPQMGWNTISNLKSDLFKDIKEEEYMYLVHSYYAEQCDEAIATSDYEFEYASALENNNFYGVQFHPEKSSKAGEQLLKNFLKL; the protein is encoded by the coding sequence ATGAAACTATCAATAGTAAATTACGGAGCAGGAAATATTAAAAGCATTCAATTCGCTTTTCAGCGTTTAGGATACGAAGCGGTATTAACTGATAACCCAGAGGAAATTATGACATCTGATAAAGTGATTTTTCCGGGAGTTGGTGAAGCAAATTCGGCAATGATAAAACTAAAACAAAGCGGTTTAGATCTACTAATTCCAACTTTAAAACAACCCGTTTTGGGCATTTGTTTAGGTATGCAATTAATGTGCAAACATACAGATGAGGGTAATACAAAGGGGTTAGGAATCTTTGATGTGAATGTAAAACGATTCTCTAATAAGGTAAAAGTGCCACAAATGGGATGGAACACCATCTCTAATCTTAAGTCAGATTTATTTAAAGATATAAAAGAAGAAGAATACATGTACCTTGTGCATAGTTATTACGCAGAACAGTGTGATGAAGCTATTGCAACTTCAGATTACGAATTTGAATATGCTTCTGCATTAGAAAATAACAATTTTTATGGAGTGCAATTTCATCCGGAAAAAAGTAGTAAAGCCGGAGAACAATTATTGAAGAATTTTTTAAAATTATAA